A genome region from Primulina eburnea isolate SZY01 chromosome 9, ASM2296580v1, whole genome shotgun sequence includes the following:
- the LOC140841245 gene encoding L-type lectin-domain containing receptor kinase S.1, which translates to MPSPLILCIFLHLASSASSLDFIYNSFTANSTSANLTLIDDARIQPPVIRLTSDTNPLSLGRVFYPSSIRFKSSNSSNVTTSFSTQFVFSILPDIASSPGFGIAFVLCNSTTPPNALVGQYFGLFTSGARQSVYPLLAIEFDTGRNTEFNDPVEDHVGIDLDSVVSVTTQTAGYYNATGDPNNSTFVLLPMRNGQNIHVWIEFDGPQNEINVTIAPAGVPRPARTLLSFRDPVIADYFGPEMFVGFSASITQWIEAQRLLAWSFSDVGVARDINTTGLPVFLPINSGSSSLSNGAVAGIVVGCVVAAAIAAFLVYWFWWKRMKEMEEDDEIEDWEMEYWPHRYSYEELSEATKGFSDEELLGFGGFGKVYKGTLTNNMEVAVKCVNHDSKQGLREFMAEISSMGRLQHKNLVQMRGWCRKRNELLLVYDYMPNGSLNKWIFDKPTKLLNWEGRKRVLADVAEGLNYLHHGWDQVVVHRDIKSSNVLLDSEMRGRLGDFGLAKLYSHGEVPNTTRVVGTLGYLAPEVATLATPTAASDVYSFGVVVLEVACGRRPIETKVEAEDEEVLIDWVRQKYLEGRLSESADKSIKGEYEVEEIEAVLKLGLSCCHPDPLRRPTMKEVITILIGENLVMTPKDLLSEFVPVVSKMDRVDRGESEENSLVSHPLDKQLQHLMLLLWQKNT; encoded by the exons ATGCCCTCTCCATTGATACTATGCATCTTCCTTCACTTAGCTTCTTCGGCTTCATCACTTGACTTCATCTACAACTCCTTCACCGCCAATTCCACCTCTGCTAACCTCACGCTCATCGATGACGCCCGTATCCAGCCGCCGGTGATCCGGCTCACCAGTGACACCAACCCGTTATCCCTGGGCCGCGTCTTTTACCCTTCCAGCATCCGTTTCAAGTCATCCAACTCCTCCAATGTCACCACGTCGTTTTCTACCCAGTTCGTGTTCTCGATCCTGCCGGATATCGCCAGTAGCCCAGGTTTTGGCATTGCTTTTGTCCTCTGTAACTCCACTACCCCGCCAAATGCGCTGGTTGGACAGTACTTTGGTCTTTTCACAAGCGGGGCGAGGCAATCTGTGTATCCGCTTCTGGCTATTGAATTTGATACGGGTCGGAACACGGAATTTAATGACCCGGTTGAAGATCACGTGGGCATCGACCTTGACAGCGTCGTATCTGTGACTACTCAAACGGCTGGATACTATAATGCGACTGGTGATCCTAATAATTCTACTTTTGTGCTTCTTCCTATGAGAAATGGGCAGAATATTCACGTCTGGATTGAGTTTGATGGGCCGCAGAATGAAATCAATGTAACCATTGCACCCGCTGGAGTGCCTCGACCGGCAAGGACTTTGCTGTCGTTTAGGGATCCTGTGATTGCCGATTATTTTGGGCCTGAAATGTTTGTTGGATTTTCAGCTTCCATTACCCAGTGGATTGAGGCACAGCGTCTCTTGGCATGGAGTTTTAGTGATGTTGGTGTTGCAAGGGATATAAATACCACCGGTTTGCCGGTTTTCTTGCCGATAAATTCGGGATCATCTTCCTTGTCTAATGGTGCGGTTGCAGGGATTGTAGTTGGTTGCGTGGTGGCAGCTGCGATTGCTGCATTTTTGGTGTACTGGTTTTGGTGGAAGAGAATGAAGGAAATGGAAGAGGATGATGAGATTGAGGATTGGGAGATGGAGTACTGGCCTCATAGATATTCTTATGAGGAGCTCAGTGAGGCTACAAAGGGATTTTCTGATGAAGAATTGCTTGGTTTTGGTGGGTTCGGGAAAGTTTATAAAGGGACATTGACTAATAACATGGAGGTGGCTGTAAAGTGTGTGAACCATGATTCTAAACAGGGGTTGAGGGAATTTATGGCTGAGATTTCAAGTATGGGGAGGCTGCAGCACAAGAACTTGGTGCAAATGCGGGGGTGGTGTAGGAAAAGGAACGAATTACTTCTGGTTTACGATTACATGCCCAATGGTAGTCTTAACAAATGGATATTTGACAAGCCCACGAAGCTATTGAATTGGGAAGGTCGAAAGAGAGTTTTGGCTGATGTTGCAGAGGGTTTGAACTATTTACATCATGGTTGGGACCAAGTGGTAGTCCATAGGGATATCAAGTCGAGCAATGTCTTGCTAGATAGTGAGATGAGGGGGAGGTTAGGTGATTTTGGCCTCGCAAAGTTGTATTCACATGGCGAGGTGCCTAATACAACCCGGGTAGTTGGTACATTAGGATACTTGGCCCCTGAGGTAGCAACACTGGCAACGCCAACTGCAGCTAGTGATGTATATAGTTTTGGAGTTGTTGTATTAGAAGTGGCGTGTGGGCGGAGACCGATAGAAACTAAGGTGGAAGCCGAGGATGAGGAAGTGTTGATAGACTGGGTGAGGCAGAAGTATTTGGAGGGCAGGCTATCTGAGTCAGCAGATAAGAGTATTAAGGGGGAGTATGAAGTGGAAGAGATTGAGGCTGTATTGAAACTGGGGTTGTCTTGTTGTCACCCCGACCCTCTTCGTCGGCCTACGATGAAGGAGGTTATCACGATATTGATAGGTGAGAATTTGGTAATGACACCAAAAGATTTATTATCAGAATTCGTGCCTGTAGTGAGTAAAATGGATAGAGTTGACCGTGGGGAAAGTGAAGAAAATTCTTTGGTGTCTCATCCACTAGATAAG CAATTACAGCACTTAATGTTATTGCTATGGCAAAAGAACACATAA
- the LOC140840416 gene encoding uncharacterized protein codes for MESKYLTRHFDGKVTNAKRIAIYEKLIFLARSQDESDIDDFVRTFILFIFKCIIFPTGNYITPGFIFPYLDDLTKFFEDAWGDAVFRFLYREICQIGKKLYVDGCTVGLMAWLYETVPVLEGRRGLNVYPRLFCWGKSKIPLNAAGTETLLKRIDSTQVLSIHPFCDDEKLLVDMNLGLKQETNRSEVKRFEKLVMKQMN; via the exons ATGGAGTCCAAATATTTGACACGTCATTTTGACGGCAAGGTCACCAATGCCAAACGAATAGCCATTTATGAAAAATTGATTTTCCTTGCAAGAAGTCAAGATGAATCTGATATTGATGATTTTGTGAGAActttcattttgttcattttcaaATGCATAATATTTCCCACAGGCAATTATATCACTCCTGGATTTATATTTCCTTATCTCGATGATCTTACGAAATTTTTTGAAGATGCTTGGGGAGATGCCGTCTTCCGATTTTTATATCGAGAAATATGTCAGATCGGGAAAAAACTTTATGTTGATGGATGCACGGTTGGATTGATG GCTTGGTTATATGAGACAGTCCCAGTGTTAGAAGGAAGGCGTGGTTTAAATGTTTACCCTCGGTTGTTTTGTTGGGGGAAGAGCAAGATCCCATTAAATGCAGCTGGCACTGAAACATTGTTGAAACGCATAGATTCAACCCAG GTTCTGTCGATACATCCATTTTGTGATGATGAGAAGTTGTTAGTGGACATGAATCTTGGTTTAAAGCAAGAAACGAATAGATCTGAAGTAAAACGTTTTGAGAAACTTGTGATGAAACAAATGAATTAG